In Streptomyces sp. NBC_00341, the DNA window AGAAGCGGAGGGGCTCGGGCTGCGGACCGGGGGCGGTCGCGGTGGCACCGGCGGGCGCCGTCGCGGACTCGGTGGTGCCGGGCGCGATGTCGTCGGGGGTCTCGCTGTTCTCGCTCACAGGATCGATTGTCCCAGGGCCGGGGCGGTGGCGCTGCGCCCGCGCCCGAGGGGGCGGGCGCAGCGGCCGTCGCGCGTCAGCCGCAGTGGCTCCACGGGCTCGTGTACGCGTACGTACCGGCGCCCGTCTCGATCATGCCGCCCCACTTCACGCAGTGGCTGCCGGCGGCGAGCCGGACCGGGCCCGCGTACGAGGAGTACCTTCCCTGGTCCTTGACCTGCTCCTTGCCGTCCCCGTCGACGTCGAGCCAGGCGCCGGTGGTCAGCGCCTTGCCCTCGGTGGCGGCGGCGTGGAAGGTGACGACGCAGTTGGACTTGGTGCTCGCGTTGTAGAGCAGGTAGACGCGGGCCAGTTCGGCCGACGAGTCCTTGAACACGTGCGAGTCGATCTGGGTGTACCCCGATCCGCAGACGCCGGCCGGAGTGGCGGCGGCCGGCGCGGGTGCGATCGGCGTGGGTGCGGCCGACGCCGCACCGGCCGGGACGGCGGCCAGGGCCGCGAGGGCGGTGACGGCTGACGCGATGACTACTGAGCTGCGTACGGAAGTGCGCATACTCCCCCAATCATGGTCATACATGGCAAGGGGGTGAGCTTACTGCGATCGACCGGTCACACGGAGTCGTTCTCGGGCCACGACGGGCACGGGAGGGATGCCGGCGACGCTCCGGGGCCGCACACACGTCCGGCCCCTCATCAGAGGGGCCGGACGGTGGAGCGAGTGGGTGTGCGTGCGGGTGTCAGCCGAGCTTGGAGACGTCACGGACGGCGCCGCGGTCCGCGCTCGTCGCCATGGCGGCGTAGGCGCGCAGCGCCGCCGAGACCTTGCGGTCGCGGTCCTTCGGCGCGTAGACGCCGTTCAGCGCCTCCCGGCGGGTGGCCAGCTCGTCCTCCGCGACCAGCAGCTCGATCGAGCGGTTCGGGATGTCGATCCGGATCCGGTCGCCGTCCTCGACGAGCGCGATGGTGCCGCCGGACGCCGCCTCCGGAGAGGCGTGGCCGATGGACAGGCCCGACGTG includes these proteins:
- a CDS encoding acetyltransferase — encoded protein: MRTSVRSSVVIASAVTALAALAAVPAGAASAAPTPIAPAPAAATPAGVCGSGYTQIDSHVFKDSSAELARVYLLYNASTKSNCVVTFHAAATEGKALTTGAWLDVDGDGKEQVKDQGRYSSYAGPVRLAAGSHCVKWGGMIETGAGTYAYTSPWSHCG